The genomic DNA TTCTTCCTGTATAAAAGCAGTTTACAACCCATAGGGCAGTCTTCCTGCACGCGGCATGGCTGGGTCAGAGTTGCCTCCATTGCCCAATATTCCTCACTGCTGCCTCCCGTAGGAGTCTGGTCCGTGTCTCAGTACCAGTGTGGGGGATCTCCCTCTCAGGACCCCTACCTATCGTTGCCATGGTAAGCCGTTACCTTACCATCTAGCTAATAGGACGCATAGTCATCTTCTACCGATAAATCTTTAACTTTAAAACGATGCCATTCCAAAGTGTTATGAGGTATTAATCTTCATTTCTAAAGGCTATCCCTCTGTAGAAGGCAGATTCTATACGCGTTACGCACCCGTGCGCCGGTCGTCATCTGTAGCAAGCTACAATGTTACCCCTCGACTTGCATGTGTTAAGCCTGCCGCTAGCGTTCATCCTGAGCCAGGATCAAACTCTTCATTGTATAATCTTTAATATTATGAATGAATAAGTTTCAAAAGAATTACTTTATTATATAAAGTGGTTATTCTACTCTTTGTTTACGCTGTCAATTTCAATATTTTCAATGAACTTATTATTCTAATCTTTATGCAAACTAAAATAATCTCTTGTAGAAATGTTAGACTCGAACTAACTGATTTTTTTATTTAAAATCTTCCAAATTTCCTTGAACGTTACTCTCTTTTAGAAAGCGGTTGCAAATGTATAACCTTTTTTAAAACTGACAAACTTTTTTTTGAAAAAGTTTTTTTTTAAATTTTAAAAGCTAAAAAATCAACTCCTCGTTATTAAACAAGCGCAAATATAAAACTTTTAAATCTCTCGAAACAAACGTTTTTTAACTTTTATTTAAACATCTACAAACCCAATCTCTCAATGATCTTTGCTAACTTCGCTTATTTGCCCGTTAGCGGCTGCAAATATAGAAACTATTTATACAATAACAAGCCTTTTTTTGCCCTTTTTTATGCAATACAACGCAACTTCATAGAAAACAACACCTTATAGAAGCAAAGTTTTTTATTGCTTCAAAACTAACGAGGGCTAATACCCCTATTCAACCACCACTTTATTTCTATTTGCCTATAGTATTCTCTTAAAAAGAGCGTAAAATATCCTTATAAACAAAAAAAGACTGCCTTCTCAGACAGCCTATTCACAAAAATATTTCACAATAGCTACTCTAACTTTAATATAAATATCCCATTTTACCTTGTTGGAAATCGCGCATCGCCTCCATGATCTCCGTTTGAGTATTCATTACGTAAGGTCCATACTGGGCTATTTTCTCTTTAATAGGTTCTCCTGAAAGAATCAGTAAATTACTCTCTTCTTTTGCTTTTATTCGAATTGTATTTCCATCAAAATTAAATGAGATCATTTGATGTTCTCCTTTTTTCAACCTTCCTTCTCCGTTTATCAAAGCTTCCCCTTCTAAAAGGTACACTAATGAAGCATGATGAACTGGAATATCAATATCTACTTCTTCTGGCGCATTCGTTTTCAAAATAAATACGTTCACTTCTGTTTGAGTTTTTATCCTCCCTTCTATCCCCTGCTGCTTCCCTGCAACCACCTTTAACTTAAACGTTTTTTCCTCATTCTCAACAAATGGAATTTCCTCATTTTTTATGTGCTGATACCCCGCAGGAATCATTTTCTTTGTTGCTGGTAAATTTAGCCATAGTTGAATTCCCTCTAGCTCTCCTCCTTTTTTAATAAATGCTTTACTTGGTCCTTCTGAATGTATTATACCTCTTCCTGCTGTAATCCATTGAACATCTCCTTCTTTCACTAAAATTTCATTACCTAAAGAATCTCGATGTAATTGCTCCCCTTTAAAAAGCATTGTTATTGGTTCAAACCCTCGATGAGGATGAGCTCCTACATCAAAAGGATTGCTAAACTCACTAATTACATAAGGTCCATAATGGTGTAGTAATAAAAATGGATCTATATTTTCTATATGTTTATTTGGTAAGGGTTGCCTTAATTTTATAACTCCCATATTTACTAGCGGGCTCCCCACCTTATAATCTATTCCTTTTAAAACTTTGCTCATAATCCTTTATTTCTACAAATTAACCCCTAATTTTATCTAGCAAATTACTAAGTAATGCGCCTTCTTCTTCTGATAAGTTTTCTATAAAATCTAGTTTTAAATTAGTGTCTATAAGCTCCAGTAACGCTAACCCTTTCAAAGTAATACTAACATATATAATTCTCTTATCATGCTTTGCCCTTGTTCTTTCTATAAACTTTTTGCCATATAGTTTATCCATTAACCTAGTAGTATTGGGGGCCCTTTCAACCATTCTATCTTTTACAACTTGAACTTTAACAGCCTTCTCTGCTCCTCTTAAAATCCTTAATATATTATACTGCTGTGATGATATTCCGTAATCTTTAAAGAAATCGCTTTCTTTACTATTAATCCAATTAGCCGTATATTTAATATTGAGTAAGGCCTTTACTCTATTGTTCGGAAATTTAGATTTTATATCTTTTGAAATATCTCCCATAATCACATTATACTATACTGTAACAATCTGTTTCACATTCATTTTGCTTCAATTATAAAGATTTTTGTAATCTTGCTACTCCTTCTTTTAACTGCAACTTTAATGATTCATTGATTATTTCTCCATCTTTAAAATTTTCATTAAATTTCGGTAATGAAAAATCAGCTATGATATTTCCACCCATATGAGGAAATCCATTTTTTGCAATTGTCAATACAGAAGCTCCTCCTCTTCCTCCTGGTGAGGTTGCCATTAGAAGCATTGGGATATTACTCCAAAACTTTTGTTCAATGCGAGACATCCAATCAAAGATATTTTTAAATGCCACTGAAAAATTCCCATTGTGTTCTGCTAACGACAAAATGATTCCGTCTGATTCTCTTAACAATTGATAAAAAGCTTTCGCATTTTCTGGAATCCCATTGTCTGTTTCTTCATCAATTCCATAAATTGGCAATGTAAAATCATTTAGATCTAACATATTCGTTTTTATATCATCAGTATCTGATTCTATTAAATTAGAAGCATAAACGACTAATTGTTTATTTATCGAATTCTTACTATTACTTCCTGCAAAACTTATTATTTTTTTCATGACTTTGATGGATTTTCTATTTTATTGTTATGCAATACTTGGCAAATATACGAAAAATATATTCCATGGAATATATTTTACAAAAAGTTAGCTAATAGCTCGTATTCTACAATCAATTTAATATACTTTTATTCCTTATTTTTAGTATTATACATTCCTCAAAAGATGGATTAGGCTCACTTATATAAATCATTCTTGCATTCACTATTGTTGTACCATCTTTAATCATCATTACTACAAAACTTATTTTTTGATGTATTGTTCACAGTAAAAGACACCTCTACATTAAACTTCTGAATATAAACATTATCTCTAATTTTTTATCCATCTGGCACTACGTCTCCAAGTACATTTGTTAATAGATATCTAAATACACGATCGTGTACAAAATTAGATAATGAACTCCCACCTTTATAACAAGTTGTACAATTAACTTGCTTACTAACAAGGCTCTAATTTAAAAAAAAGCTACTAGTTTTACTCTCAGTAAATTTAACTTTTGCTTTTATAGTCATATTGGTATTATTTAAAGTAGATTCTAATAAGGTTCTCAATTTAGACTTTTGATGATGATAAGAAGAGTTCGGCAGGAGGTAGGTACTATGGATTTTAACGCTAGTCAGCTCTAAATATTTTTTTACATTAATAACATTTTACAAAACAAATCTAAAAGGGTACACTATTATGCCTTGGAGGAAGTTATGTAAATGGAGCGCATCGATTTGTCTTGCATTATGGTAAATAGCGTGGGGATTTAGTTTGCATGGAAGGAGTTTTGCCTATTTACTCCTGAAAACACAGGACTTACTACTAATACGATTTAAACTTTAAAATGCGTTATAAATATTTCTTTGTATCTATAATCAGCTACAATTGATTTTATAAGTTCATTGTCCATTTGATTTACAATTTGATATAACCATTGTTTTAATTCTGTCATATTTTGAAAATACTTATTTCTAAAACGATACTTGATATATTGCCATATTTGTTCACAGGGATTAAGTTCTGGTGTGTACGGAGGTATTCTCAAGAGAAAAATATTATCAGGCACATTAATATTTTTTGAGGAATGAAAAGCGGCATTATCTATAACTACAATTTTATATTCGTTAGGATTATGTAGAGAAAAAGCCGCTAAATAGGCTTCAAATATTTTTGAATCTACTCCATTAATTTCCCACACAAAACTATCTCCATTTATAGGAGAATAGCTACCCCACAGGTAAGTATTAGAAAATTTATGTTGGTAAGACACTACTGGTTTTAATCCTACTAACGATAGACATTTACCTACAAAGGTCTTCAGACCAAATCGAGATTCATCTTGAAAATATAAATTGACGCTATCAAATCTATTATTCTTATTTAGACTATCTCTAATCGAATTAAACCTATCAGGAAGTTTTAAAAAATTCAGCCGAAGCATCTTTATCTTTCTTAACGTTACTTTTTCTTGGAACTTTAAGAGTAGTACCTAATTTAGTTTTTAAGTATTTCCAAAGCCATTGATATTCAATCTTAACACCGTGATTTACTTCTAACCACTTTTGAACATCTTTATAACCATTGAATTGAACTCTTTCTTGGTTCAACAGATTCTGTAACTCCTTGTGAATAGCAGGAGTAATTATTTTTGAGGATCTATTACGTTTGTCTGGACTTAGGTAATAATCTATTCCTTTTTCTCTATATATCTTCAACCATCTATGAAGAGTACTATAATTGATAGAAAGGATACTAGCTATTGGACCTAATGTTTTATAACCTCCTGAGCTAATTAAAAACAAAACTTTAAGCTTTTGTGAACTCTTAAAATTGGTTACTTTTTGTTTGTACGATTCTAATGTGTCTAAATCTTCTCTAATACGGATTTGAGTCAGTCTTCCCATACCTTAAAGATAATAAATTTAACTTAAATTAAAGTTTAATTGGTATAATATTATTTTATTTTTCTAATCGGATTATATGTTTTCTATCAGAAACAAAAAACTCAACATTCACTGATGTTGAGTTTTTTATTCCTATCTTCCTCTATAAAAACTATCAATCAATACCTTGCTTAATAGAATCTATTTGCTCTTGAAGCTTCTTAATTTTATCAATTACTTCTTTCCTTTTAGATCTTATCTGTACAGTATCTATCCTAAATTTTTCAGTTTCTAAAGTTCCTACATCTTTCTTATTTTTAAAATAATTATTCGTTATTTCACTTTCTTTCCAAGCTTCTCCTAACTGGTCATAAACTCTCCTATTCCATTTGCTTGGGTGTTTTGCATCTATCCATACTACATCTCTATACTCACTATCTATCAATGCCAAATCTGGTGTTGCAGAACCATCAAAATTATTTGATCCTTCTCTTACTGCCGAAATAGTTCCTAAAAAAAACATTCGTTTTCTACCTGCTATATTTTTGATATACGGTCTGAATTCAACAGGTTTATTTACCGACCAATCAAATTCCTTACGAGATTCTATTACCTTTAAAGGCATTGCTGAAACCCCTGCATATCCCTGCTTTTTAGAAGCGTGATCATAATAATATAATTTATCTGTTCCATCTGCTGGGATAAAAACACTATAAGTTAAACTTGTTCGCTCATCTCCTATAGGCTCTAACCCAAACCAATGATACAATCCATTATAAGTAGCTAATTTTGTTTCTGAAAAGTTAAAATCAGTTACAAAGGGCTGTTGATTTTGATCATCAGATAGATTTGGAATTTTAACTGCCGTTTTCATATTCCAAGGCAAAGGGTCACTGAAACCTCCTATAAACTTTAATGACTCAGCTTGTAATTTAGACACCTTCTCTGATAATATATTTTGCCTTGTTAAATAGGGGTAATTTCCTATTTCTTCTGGAGCGATGTAAGTACCTCTCCCTATTAAAATTCGCTCTACATAATCTTTAAAATTATGCTTTCCATTTTCAATAACCATAACACCTCCGAAGCTAGGATAAGGAAACAAAAAACCTTTCCATTTAATTAAACTTACTACCTGCACCCACTCTCCTTTATCATTCTTCATATAA from Tenacibaculum maritimum NCIMB 2154 includes the following:
- a CDS encoding pirin family protein; the encoded protein is MSKVLKGIDYKVGSPLVNMGVIKLRQPLPNKHIENIDPFLLLHHYGPYVISEFSNPFDVGAHPHRGFEPITMLFKGEQLHRDSLGNEILVKEGDVQWITAGRGIIHSEGPSKAFIKKGGELEGIQLWLNLPATKKMIPAGYQHIKNEEIPFVENEEKTFKLKVVAGKQQGIEGRIKTQTEVNVFILKTNAPEEVDIDIPVHHASLVYLLEGEALINGEGRLKKGEHQMISFNFDGNTIRIKAKEESNLLILSGEPIKEKIAQYGPYVMNTQTEIMEAMRDFQQGKMGYLY
- a CDS encoding MarR family winged helix-turn-helix transcriptional regulator, producing MGDISKDIKSKFPNNRVKALLNIKYTANWINSKESDFFKDYGISSQQYNILRILRGAEKAVKVQVVKDRMVERAPNTTRLMDKLYGKKFIERTRAKHDKRIIYVSITLKGLALLELIDTNLKLDFIENLSEEEGALLSNLLDKIRG
- a CDS encoding NADPH-dependent FMN reductase, encoding MKKIISFAGSNSKNSINKQLVVYASNLIESDTDDIKTNMLDLNDFTLPIYGIDEETDNGIPENAKAFYQLLRESDGIILSLAEHNGNFSVAFKNIFDWMSRIEQKFWSNIPMLLMATSPGGRGGASVLTIAKNGFPHMGGNIIADFSLPKFNENFKDGEIINESLKLQLKEGVARLQKSL
- a CDS encoding IS630 family transposase; the encoded protein is MLRLNFLKLPDRFNSIRDSLNKNNRFDSVNLYFQDESRFGLKTFVGKCLSLVGLKPVVSYQHKFSNTYLWGSYSPINGDSFVWEINGVDSKIFEAYLAAFSLHNPNEYKIVVIDNAAFHSSKNINVPDNIFLLRIPPYTPELNPCEQIWQYIKYRFRNKYFQNMTELKQWLYQIVNQMDNELIKSIVADYRYKEIFITHFKV
- a CDS encoding helix-turn-helix domain-containing protein, whose product is MGRLTQIRIREDLDTLESYKQKVTNFKSSQKLKVLFLISSGGYKTLGPIASILSINYSTLHRWLKIYREKGIDYYLSPDKRNRSSKIITPAIHKELQNLLNQERVQFNGYKDVQKWLEVNHGVKIEYQWLWKYLKTKLGTTLKVPRKSNVKKDKDASAEFFKTS